The DNA sequence AATTCGAGACCACTCTCATTTACCACCTAATATATGGGTATAACATTGAACTTTAACAAGTACTAGGAGTATTAATAATGTATCCCACTATCTATTGATGTTTCATCTTATGAAACAATGTATGTATAGTCTAATTACCCACCACTATCTAATTACCCACCACTGTCTACCGGCAActatttatctcattttcttttaaattttttgaagtttCGCATTAAAACTTAGGAGGTCCccaaagtttttattttcatcttttatacttcattcgtccctaaaaatttgtcacttatttccattttgtaaATCCCTAAAAGTTTGtcacttttcacttttattgtttttggtagtggatcccacattccactaacttattgtGTCAtatcaaatggtgacaaataatatgggacggagggagtactattttaaaatttttgcaatattatttactccctctgtcctcAAATAAGAGTCTAGTTTTTTCATATTACatgtccgtgaataggagtcctgaTCCATTTTTACCATcgcgtcccacaataagagtcctattttgtcattttagtttgtcgCATAATAAagtcttatttcacttttaccataaatggtatgtaggttccactaacttttttccatatttttttaatatttcttaaaatcctgCGTCGCTAAGAACTGAGATGGTAGACCGAGGGTGCACTTCacttccaaattttttaatttacataagAAAGACTATATAAAAgaggattttattttgtttggcTCTCAGGTGCATACATAGTTGTTgggatttgatttgatttgatttgatttgagtTTGTTCGGCGCTCAGGTGCCCTGCCCCAGAATGCAACCTAGCAATCGAGTTCGAATTCGACGGGAGCATGAGCCGGGAAGTCGTCTGCGCCTGCTCGTACACCTTCTGCTTCCTCTGCGCGGTGGAGGGCCACCGCCCCGTGTCGTGCAAGGTGGCGGCGGCGTGGCTGGCGACGAACAAATCCGAGGCGAAGAGCGCTGCGTGGATCGTCTCCAACACGAAGCCGTGCCCCAAATGCCACCGCCCGATCCAGAAAAACCAAGGCTGCAACCACATGATCTGCGGAGCCCCGTGCAGGTTTCACTTCTGCTGGAATTGCCTCTCGCCAATGAGTAACCACGACGTCAACTGCCGCAGCCTCACGGCCGAGGAGAAGGGGAAGATGAAGATACCGATGAGCGACGTGGCAAGATACGCCCACCACTGCGAGAGGTGGGAGTTTTACGAGAATTCGGGGAAGGCGGCGGTGGGGGATTTGCAGCGGGCGAGGGGGCTGTGCGGCGACGGGAAATTGGGGTTTGTGGCGGTGGCGTGGGAGCAGATTGTGGCGTGCCGGCGCGTGCTCAAGTGGAGCTGCGCGTTTGGGTATCACGTGGCGGAGGCGGCGCTGCTGGAGTATTTGCGGGGGGAGGCGGAGGCGGCTGTGGGAATGCTGCAGCGGTGCGCGGAGGAGGCGATGGGAGATGAAGGGGTTTATGTTGATGAGGGGAAGTTGAAGGGGTTTGAGGTGAGGATTTTGGATCTAACACGTGTTATGAGGAGGTGTTTTGATACTCTGGTTTCGGCGTCGGAGAATTGGTTGACTGAAGTTGGAAGCTCGAAGACGGGCAAGCCTGTGACAAGGCCCGTGATTGAGAACTCGAAGGGGCGTATTGGGAGCTCGAAGACGAGCAAGCCACAGAGAAGCTCTGAGACAAGGCCTGGGTACGAGAGCTCAAAGGGGAATATTGGGAGCTCGAAGACGAGCAAGCCACAGAGAAGCTCTGAGACAAGGCCAGGGTACAAGAACTCGAATAGGATTATGTACTTCTTCTCTACCTCTGACTCAGACTCAGACTCAGACTCTTTATCCTCCGACTCAGGCTCAGAGTCAGAGGAGCCGAAGAGGCTTAAGTACTCCACCTTTGAGCTTGAGAAGTTGAGGTGGCATAACTCCTCCTCGATTGAGACGGGAGAAAGCTCCAAATATGAGAAATCGAGGATGTAGGTAATAGGGTTTTTATTGCTTTATTgtgtactactccctccgtcccactaaaGATGatccactttcttttttttgtttgtcccatcCATACTCATTTCTATAAATGaaaacacctttatctctattttattctctcccttactctactctctctactcaacacataaaataaaactgcatAAAACTCCGTGTTGTCTAAGGAAtgagtcatcttccttggagcggagggagtaacatttttCGTTTCCCTAGTAAGTGGAGTAGTTTCTTAGGTTTTGTGTCATTTCTCAAGGACCTTTATTTAGAGATTACTTAACAACTTTATGGTTAAAAATTCACAACAAATGTTTTGcatgataaattaaattatctgaaataaatcaacattttaataattaagttttggTCAGTGTTCATCAATAGACttatcttataaaaatataaaattagacGAAATTATGTGttcaaatttattgaaaatttgccAAAATTTAGGATGCAGAGAAAAATGAGGTAGTTTTTCATAAAGCGAATGTAATGTActtgaaaaaacaaataaacgtTCTTAactgaataaaaatatttggctAGCCAATCTTTTTTTGTAGGGCGCCTGCAAGGCTTTAGTTTTAGTTAGAAAATAAAGGCAATTACAAAGGAATTGTTTATCCAGTACGATATAGTCTATATATCTACGTTTGGGAATGATATATCTAGCCAGAGCTtactatgtaattttaaaatgattctACCATGATGCCTCTAGACTCTAGttataagcaaaaaaaaagaaaattttaatttaactcaCACTAGGAAACAAATTTACAatgaaatagagaataaatcgAATATATagtaagaaatataataagcTCAATCATTTCCTTACATGCTccataattaacaaatttggACTCTAACTTTCCCtgcaattttttcattattcttttaaataatgttAGAAAATCTTTTGAAcccaaatttcttcaatccCAAAATCCAAACTCCACATGAATCTATTTCACCACCGCCGCGGCGGCGATTGGGCGGAGAGCAGCCacaccaccaccgccgccggcCTCCCGAAACCCTACAAAACCCTAACCGAAACCGACATAAAAAACCTCCAAGAAAGCGACATCTCCACCGTCTCCGCTGCCCTCTCCGTCTCCAGAGGCCTCGCCTGCTCTCTCCTCTTCACCAACAGCTGGAACCTCCACTCCGCCTGCGAGCAATGGCTCTCCGCCGCAAGCATCGACGTCGAAACACGTGATTTGCAACATCTGCTTCGATAAATTCCGCCCCTATCAAATGGCCTCCGCCGGCTGCGGCCATCTCTTCTGCTTACAGTGCTTGAGTAGCTATATTGGTAACGCGATCAACGACGGCACTGCTTGCTTGGCGCTCCGATGCCCGGAGTATGGCTGCGGAGCGGCTGTGACATCCGATATGGTTGAGAGATTTGCGTCGGAATCTGAAATAGAAAAGTATCACCGCCATCTCCGGCGATCCTACGAGGAATTGAATCCGAATCGAAAGTGGTACtgatacaaatatatttataatatggtGAGGATTTTGAGTCTAGCTCGTGTTACGAGGAAGCGTTTCGAGGATTTGGTTGTGGCGTCCGAGAATTGTTTGACTGAAGTTGGGAGCTCGAAGACGAGCAATCCCCAGAAAAGCTCTGACTCTAAATCCGAGCCGAAGAGGCATACGTTTTGGAGGTTGATTAAGAGACTTATCTTAGAGCAACTCCAAGGAAAGAAGGTAAATGAAAAGGGTATATCATGcttataccttctcaaaaagtgTAATATACCTTTCTAAAAAGCAATCAACTCCAATGAtaaaaggtatatagaaaggtatatcatttaaaaaaaataaaataatagtacaagatgcattaaaaaacataaagtgtaataccttctcaaatacctacccccttggagaatgattttttatgaaaagaaggtaaatatggtggttatatgattttacctctccatcaatagagaggtaaagatacctctttaaaatgggaaaatgtataataccttctcaaatacctctccccttggagaatgatttttcatgaagaaaaggtaaatatggtagttatatgaCTATACCCCTTCATTTACTTctccccttggagatgctcttataaggatacaaaattaaagaacTGAGttagaaatttttgaaaaattatctTAGAAGGatacaaaattatatagtatatagatAACTATTTGAGttggaaatttttgaaaatcaatcaaaatttaggATGCAAAGAAAAATGAGGTTCCTTTTTAAAGCACATGTAATATACTTgaaatcacaaattaatttctttaattgaataaaaaatgtcgttagccaatcattttattagtgcatCTGCCGGAAGATGactttaattttagttagaaaataaaaaatgacataataagtgtatttaaaaaaaaaagaaaagcaaaacaACCAAATCCAGATTAACAATAgaaattcaattgaaaaaaagaattataatatataagcatttaattttttacttaatcATTTACTATAAGTTTCCACCCAATGGTTCGGCCACTAAATTATGTTTTGGATTCGCCACTGGCCTGATTTCCTTGTTCACCACCTTCCACAATAACATTTGGTGTTCTAATCCTAAACCTCTCAGCTCTAAACTCATTCACTCCATTGATTTCTTCCACATCTATTCCTCTTCGACTCATGTACTTCATGCTCATGCTCCCACTCTTGATGATttgtttcttcttcatcttcaacgCGTGCCCGATCTTCACGAACACTTCCTTGTGGTGACGTCGTTCAACATAGATCTCGCCAAACATCTCTAGTGCGCTCAGAAGCCTCGGTCGACCCTCTTGCCCGAGCTCCATCTGATACAGTGGGACGTTTTCGTCGTCTTGCCTGCTTGAATAATCAAAGGCAGGGTTGAAAAATGAGGGCGCACCATTGTGTAAGGATTCATATGGCTTTTTGTTCAAGAGAGTTGTTGATTATAATGTTTGTAGAGGTGGAAAGGTGTTGCTTGGTAGTGATATGTTTAGTATGTTGTAATATAGGGATTTGATGATAATGTTTGTATTTATAAGTGTGTGGAAAATGTAAGAAGCAAGTTCCATGCAATAACTTAGTTTGAAGAAGTCAAATTAATCTATTTAGAAATAGTCAATTTTGCCAAGCTGGAGAAAACGTGGCTAATTAAGACTTGGAATACAAGAGTTGACCTTTTCTATTCTATTTTAGAGGTGTATGATGTGTTCAAATATCTATTTGCTTAACGAGTAGTCTGTCTCCCAACAATTCCTAAGTTTCAAAATCAAACCACAAAACACAAGAAggtaaaaaacaattaaacctAGTCCTGAATTGCGATAATCGGCGAATTCTGCCAGAAAGTgcattgtttataattttcttgtgTATTCGTTCGGTGCCTTTTATATGTAGTTATTTTGGattatgtatttgtttttgttaatatattaatttcactacattttttttgttatttatgcacgagttgcttttttttttgctattttgttCGCCATTTCTATGGCTCGAGCATTTACACTAcatcaaaatgaaattactACGTACTTTATTTGGAAATctattactagtaattttcacggttcattttaattatgtagctTATGAGAAATGTGATCATATTTTGGAGGTGTATATGATGGGCCTATAAAAGATCTTATTTTCCTATAACGAActaaaatgaactaaaaataacCTTAGTTGTTCgaacttaacaatataaaatgcaatttgcctataactaaaatacaATCTGCGAAAATGATGTACAACTTGACAAATGTGTATTacatttttcgtgccacatgGCATCATATGATTGGAGATACGTTAGCACTCTAATTAAGGATGCACCCTATTGCTCCCCTTATAGAATATCTAAATCATATCATTAAACCCTAAACCACTATATCATTAAAACCCCAATTAAATCTACATCCAATCCCATAACCCAAACTCCCCATGAATCAATTCCACCACATCCGCGGCGGCGATTGGGCGGAGAGCAGCCGCACCAACGCCGCCGCCTTCCCAAAACCCTACAAAATCCTAACCGAAACCGACATAAAAAACCTCCAAGAAAGCGACATCTCCTCCGTCTCCGCCGCCCTCTCCGTCCCCAGAGGCGTCGCCTGCTCCCTCCTCTTCAGCAACAACTGGGACCTCCACTCCGCCTGCGACAAATGGCTCTCCGCCGCCGTGAATCTGCCGCCGCAAGCATCGACGTCGAAACACGTGATTTGCAACATCTGCTTCGATAAATTTCAACCCTCTAAAATGGCCTCCGCCGGCTGCGGCCATCTCTTCTGCTTAAAGTGCTGGAGTAGCTATATTGGTAATTCGATCAATGATGGCGCCGCTTGCTTGATGCTCCAATGCCCGGAGCCTAACTGCAGAGCGGACGTGACATCCGACATGGTTGGGAGATTTGCATCGGATTCTGAAATTGAAAAGTATCACCGCCATCTCCGGCGATCCTACGTGGAATTGAATCCAAATCGAAAGTGGTACTGATactgatattttatttgttttatattccACATGATTTAATCTTATGATATGCTTTGATTTAAAGTCTCATTTACTTACTTTATCAGTTAAAGTAGTCTTTATTTTGCCATTCGGTTTGCTGATACAATTAgtttacttctatttttaaaaacttatcATCTGATATTTATTAAGTACTCCCCCGTCATtgattaattgtcactctttgaTCGGGCAcgcattttaaaaaatttaaagaaaagtttgttgaaaaagttattgtAATGTGAGCCCCACTTAccatttatgttaaaaatgaagtgtgacaattgTTGAGGAATAGACTGAAAtagaaaagagtgacaattaatcaTGGAAAGAAGGGAGTAATTTCTAATTTGgtatgaaattttatgcagtcctattttttggattgaatggagaaaataaaaaggcTGAATAAAATGCAGGGAatgatatttcaatattagagaATGTGACTTTAGAGtgtgacataaaaaaaaaaggaaatgtataGTATTAGTGATGTGACACTACTTATCtacttatctattttatttacaaattcGCAATTAAAACTCGTTCCGTcacaaaatctttattttaaggagactataaaaaaagtgattagtaattataacatagtttatatagtaattatgtgattcatttatatagttgttaggatttgatttgattctgATCTCAGGTGCCCGGCCGCGGGGTGCGACCTAGCAATCGAATTCGAATTCGGCTGGAGCACGATCCACGACGTCGTCTGCTTCTGCTCGCACACCTTCTGCTTCCTCTGCGCGGCCGAGAGCCACCGCCCCGTGTCGTGCAAGGTGGCAGCAGAGTGGCTGAAGACGAAGAAATCCGAGGCGAAGAGCGCCAAGTGGATCGTCTCCAACACGAAGCCATGCCCCAAATGCCACCGCCCGATCCAGAAAACCCAAGGCTGCGACCACATGACGTGCGGAGCTCCGTGCTTGTTCTACTTCTGCTGGAACTGCCTCTCCCCGATGAAAAACCACGGCGACACCTGCGATCGGTACACGGCCGAGGAGAAGGGGAAGATGAAGATGCCGGCTAGCGGCGCGGGCAGATACGCTCACCACCGCGAGAGGTGGGAGTTTTACGAGAATTCGGGGAAGGCGGCGTTGGGGGATTTGGAGCGGGCGAGGTGGCGGTGCGGCGGCGGCAAAATGGGGTTTGTGGCGGCGGCGTGGGAGCAGATTGTGGAGTGCCGGCGCGTGCTCAAGTGGAGCTACGCGTTTGGGTATCACGTGGCGGAGGGGGAGCTGTTGGAGTATTTGCGGGgggaggcggaggcggcggtggAGAGGCTGCAGCGGTGCGCGGAGGAGGAGATGGGGGATGAAGGGGTTTATGTTGATGAGGAGAAGTTTGGGTTGTTTGAGGTTAAGCTTTTGGATCTAACACGTGTTACGAGGAAGTGTATCGATGATTTGGTTGTGGCGTCCGAGAACTTTTTTACTGAAGTTGGGAGCTCGAAGACGAGCAAGCGCCAGAGAAGCACTGAGACAAGGTTTGAGCATGAGAACTCAAAGAGGCATAGGTACTCTGAATCCTCTGACTCTGATTCCTCCGACTCTGACCCTGAATCCTCTGACTCTGATTCCTCAGGCTCTGGCTCCGACTCTGAATCCTCTGAATCTGAATCCTCTGACTCTGAATCTGAATCCTCTGACATCTCATCAGAGGATGAGAAGTCGAGGAGGTATGACTCCTCCTCAGGGAGGTATGGGGAGTCGAAGAAGCGCAAGTATTCCACCTCCGAGCATGAGAAATCGAGGAGGCATAACTCCTCCACAAGGAGGTATATGGAGTCGAGGAGGCATAAGTTCCTCTTCAATCGTTTGAAGTCGAGGATACATAACACCTCCTCGACCCAAAAGACCGGAGAAAGCTCCAAATATAAGAAATCAAGGAGGTAGGTGGTAgggttttttatttggttttgtgTCATAAGAGTTGACCTTATCGTTCTTGTTTCGTTTTGATTTTGTGCCATTTCTCTTTGAACTTGATTTGGAGATTaccttaaaaatttaatgttcACAAGAAATGTTtctgatataaaataaatataattaaattatctgcaataaattcaaacttttaataattaagttttggACACAATTTTCATTAGTAGACTTATCTGCACACAAAATTAGGGGTAACTATTtgtgttgaattattttgaaaatcgGCCAAAATTTAGGATGCAAAGATAAATGAGGTCATACTAAAAAGCGCACGTGATGtacttaaaaacaaaaattaacgtccataattgaatgaaaaaaatgtcgTAAGCCGATATTTTTTTAGTGCACGACAAGTTGGAGATGACTTTAATTTagttagaaaattaaaaaaaacgacATATACAATagtcatttaaaaaaagagcAAAAAAGCTCGTATATATAACAGCAACAATAGAAATccaattgaataaaaataaatacatttgACATAAACACTTAATTTCTGCTTGATTCATTTACAAGTCTCCAATTGCAGCCACACACTTAgattaacttaaaaaaaataaaagaatgtcaattaatactatacatttattttgaacCTTTTGCAGTCTGATCTCTTAGTTGAGGTCGGCCGGAAACGCCATGGCCGCTCCCGATctgcaacttttttttatttttttgaagaatAAGTCAAACCCTATTTCCAGTCAATGGTTCTGCCTCCGGATTATGTTTTGGTTTCGCCACTGGCCTGATCTCCCTGTTCACCACCTTCCACAATCACATTTGGTGTTCTAATCTTAAACCTCTCATCTCTAAACTCATTTACTTCTCccatatttatttctctcatatttatttctcgctGTCTCATGGACTTCATGCTCATGCTCCTCTTCATGCTCCCACTCTTGCTCAtctgcttcttcttcatcttcaacgCATGCCCAATCTTCTTGAACACTTCCTCGTGGTCTCCCTTGAAGATCTTGTCGAAGAACTCACGTCGTTCCACATAGATCTCCCCGAACATCTCTAGCGCGCCCAAAAGCCTCGGGTCAACCCTCTTGCCCGAGTTCCATCTGATGAAGTGGGACGTCTTCGTCTCGTCTGGTCTGCTTGAATAATCGAAGGCGGGGTAGGAAGACGAGGATGCACCATTGTTTGATGGCTCCATGTAGTATGTGGGTGTAGAATATGTGTAAGGATTCATATGGCTTTTTGTTCAAGAAAGTTGTTGATATTGAAAAGGTTTGTTTAGTTGAGAAGATGTTGCTTGGAGATTTGTTTAGTATGTTTGTAATGTAGGGACTCAATTAGAATGTTTGTATTTATAAGGGTGTGGAAGAAAGTTCCATGTAATAACTTAATTTGACAAAGTCGAATTAATTTATGTAGAATCAGTCAAATTGCTAAGCTGGAGAAAACTTGGCTATGACTTGGAGCACAAGAGTCGACCATTTCTGTTCTAGATATTTTAGATGTGGATGATGTGTCTAAATATCTATTGCTTATTTGCATTATAGAAGTCAACACTTTTATAACCTTGAAAAGTATAAGACTAggtttagttaatttttttttttaccttagTGTGTTTTGTAGTTTATGTTTGGAACTTGAAATTGTTGTGAGACCATTCATCTGGATGCTCGAATTGTCAAAAAGTGCATTGATTATCGTTTTCTTGTGTTTGTTCGTTGCTTTTTTCTATAGTGTTTTTAAATTGTGCATTTATTTTCGtctatatattaatttcattgttTATCTGTATGAGctacttgtatatataatgCTATGTTGCTCACTAATTCCATGGCTCAAGCATTTGTACCTCATAGgaaaaaattaactttatttgGGAAGCACCAATTGAAGTTTAATTAGAATTGGAAGAAATCCAAATATCtttagataaatttttttcttgtcaCACGCAACTTTGTTTAATGCCATATTAAGATAAGTTGTTGCTTAAGCTATACATTGATATAGTTGAACTCCGAGATGAATGGATTCTGAGTGGATATATGTTAATTCTTAGCTAGACTTGTGATTAGCCTTAATTAAAGCTATTATACATTATTATCGTATTTGGTTTGCTTTCACGTTATTATTTgctactagtagtactattttatagGGATTAATCATGTATTTATATGTAAAAACTTATCTATACGCGTATTCTTCTTAAGTTGGGTGAGATCAAAATTATTcgcaaattttcttttgtacGAACTATTTCATGGATAATACTAACAAATTTTCATGCTCCAAAATACTAttcaaacatataaataattggctgtagttttttataaatttattctaataaaatattaaaaagaaaaatcgtTGTCATTCATAGTCGAAATAATAGAATTGCAGGGAAAAATTGTGGTCCacttacttttaaaaatttgtttagtTATTATTTCTTTGGGAAAGAGAGctatgaatatttgaattttcatagcttaaatacataatttaggtTGTTTTGAGATCTTTCTACCAACAAACAATTCcgataatatataataatgtgattaattttaatacactcTACTAAGTGataaactatatattttgtatgttttaATACacttacaaaatataataatatgataaaatatatctTAATAATTAGACTCTTAGTCAAATGTATCACACATTGTTATAGGTCATGatcatttattattagtatcaCTTTTTTCTATGTTTCCATCGTTGAACATGACATGCAATAGTAGGCCATGCCCTACTCTATTAAATTTGATCCTATGATGAGACAATCACTACATATATGTAATTAGTATAGAAAGAGACAAACATATTCAAATGGCAGATCTTATTATAATGATGATACATTCTTTAAAATTGACCTTTggacaaatgaaaaataaacacaaCAAATATGTTCTAAATATATTGAAACTATTGgttgtgaaaataaataaaacatctaatagtaaatctatagattgctttataaaattaaaaacaattagaGATGTGCTGTGATTTACTACTCCGTTTTAAAGCAAgaatatactctctctgtcccattaaaaatgacacgtttttttttgtttgtcccattaaaaaatattttctaaaatggagaCAACTCTATCTCgattttttatctctcttgttttactctctcttcattaactcacaaaataacactacataaaattccgtgccgattctcaaatgcttaattttaagtgggacggagggagtatatcatacTGTAGTCCTCTTGAAAATCATAAATCGTACGAATCGTCACACCAGAAGgaaaccaaaaaagaataaaataaaaaaaccaaaattgcatagtactaatttaatttgtattatttttatctgaCGAAGTCGAAGTCGAAGTCGAAGACGAGATTATGTAATATGGAATCAGTCAACGTTGATTTGtactttcaatattttagCGGAGTAATTTGTTCTGGAGTGagtgaaaatatgaaatgctTCCAAAAtttctcatcaatttcatttgaactttaatttagtgtgtgtgtgtgtgtgtgtgtgtgtgtgtgtgtgtgtgtgtgtgtgtgtgtgtgtgtgtgtgtgtgtgtgtgtgtgtgtgtgtgtgtgtgtgtgtgtgtgtgtgtgtgtgtgtgtgtgtgtgtgtgtgtgtgtgtgtgtgtgtgtgtgtgtgtgtgtgtgtgtgagagagagagagagagagagagagagtagagagagagagagagagagagagagagagtgtgtgtgtgtgtgtgtgtgtgtgtgagagagagagagagagatatgcctaattttcttattaaatcaCCGAAAGCCTAATTTTCACATTAATTTCGTTGAAACTTTCTCTCATTAATTTtgctaaatataattatatttgaataattttacgATTAATACTTAATGCCATATAagtattcaataaaaaaaaattagaaaagacACTCATATTTGAAGATTCAActattcaataattttgtaatgaatttgctgaatttcaaatttattcaaaatttcaaattattcaaacACGTTTCAGTGTTCTGCTTGAGAAGGAAATATTAGATTTCCTAACTTTTGACCTATTACTAATTAGTTATTACTCACATTTTCTTTGAGGAAAAGTACacgaaatatatatttaaaatctgAATATATTCCCTATTCCTCATTCCTgacttaaaaaattactcaatATATCTTGAGACGAACAACAATGAAGTATCTTGACTTTTATATTTGGACTGTATAactgaaataaattatagaaaaacaaattttctGCAAATTAGGTAGTAAAGTGCTAAGAAATATACCTCGATTCGTCAAAGTCTTTATTGTACCGTGAAAGATGCTCCCATGCATTTCTTCCCCTTTCTGGAACAAAAATCAGCTACTAAAAGCTAAAACTCCAATTTCTACTATAGTGCTTCTTttagatataaaaattataaaaatataagttaaacaaacaaaaaataaattaagagaaaaaaaataaaaaaaagatagtatatttttttttcaataagtACATAATTCACTTACACATACCTTCCTGTAAATGAATACGGCTCAGTTACACTGATACAGAAGAGTAATATTTTACCTACAATTCACAACTACGTAGTTCCTTACTTGTGAgttgattattattttcatataaaac is a window from the Salvia hispanica cultivar TCC Black 2014 chromosome 1, UniMelb_Shisp_WGS_1.0, whole genome shotgun sequence genome containing:
- the LOC125190615 gene encoding probable E3 ubiquitin-protein ligase ARI5; the encoded protein is MNQFHHIRGGDWAESSRTNAAAFPKPYKILTETDIKNLQESDISSVSAALSVPRGVACSLLFSNNWDLHSACDKWLSAAVNLPPQASTSKHVICNICFDKFQPSKMASAGCGHLFCLKCWSSYIGNSINDGAACLMLQCPEPNCRADVTSDMVGRFASDSEIEKCPAAGCDLAIEFEFGWSTIHDVVCFCSHTFCFLCAAESHRPVSCKVAAEWLKTKKSEAKSAKWIVSNTKPCPKCHRPIQKTQGCDHMTCGAPCLFYFCWNCLSPMKNHGDTCDRYTAEEKGKMKMPASGAGRYAHHRERWEFYENSGKAALGDLERARWRCGGGKMGFVAAAWEQIVECRRVLKWSYAFGYHVAEGELLEYLRGEAEAAVERLQRCAEEEMGDEGVYVDEEKFGLFEVKLLDLTRVTRKCIDDLVVASENFFTEVGSSKTSKRQRSTETRFEHENSKRHRYSESSDSDSSDSDPESSDSDSSGSGSDSESSESESSDSESESSDISSEDEKSRRYDSSSGRYGESKKRKYSTSEHEKSRRHNSSTRRYMESRRHKFLFNRLKSRIHNTSSTQKTGESSKYKKSRR
- the LOC125190609 gene encoding probable E3 ubiquitin-protein ligase ARI11, with the protein product MNLFHHSPGGDWEERSRRTAAADLPKPYKTLTETDLKNLQESDISTVSAALSVPRGLACSLLLSNRWDLHSACDKWLSAAVTPPMQGSTSKHVICNICFEKFRPSKMAAGGCGHLFCLKCWSSYIGNSINDGAACLTLSCPESGCGAAVTFEMVERFAPVTKIKKYRRLLRRSYVELNPNRKWCPAPECNLAIEFEFDGSMSREVVCACSYTFCFLCAVEGHRPVSCKVAAAWLATNKSEAKSAAWIVSNTKPCPKCHRPIQKNQGCNHMICGAPCRFHFCWNCLSPMSNHDVNCRSLTAEEKGKMKIPMSDVARYAHHCERWEFYENSGKAAVGDLQRARGLCGDGKLGFVAVAWEQIVACRRVLKWSCAFGYHVAEAALLEYLRGEAEAAVGMLQRCAEEAMGDEGVYVDEGKLKGFEVRILDLTRVMRRCFDTLVSASENWLTEVGSSKTGKPVTRPVIENSKGRIGSSKTSKPQRSSETRPGYESSKGNIGSSKTSKPQRSSETRPGYKNSNRIMYFFSTSDSDSDSDSLSSDSGSESEEPKRLKYSTFELEKLRWHNSSSIETGESSKYEKSRM